The following are from one region of the Arachis duranensis cultivar V14167 chromosome 10, aradu.V14167.gnm2.J7QH, whole genome shotgun sequence genome:
- the LOC107470036 gene encoding uncharacterized protein LOC107470036, producing the protein MVPNPGYIGLPPPTWPTPGCMGPPPPPLPISIPPPSRNSSLLVDSETPGSSSTSPPSETASVPNVVTKQRLVPDGKISWLPFPPGSQKITEIIKKRYDKPYKKFGDVPLLTKKFWFKEWKSHFLIDDDDEEFFWKAFKYRTSKRFSQMMSDIREGVDTTHEWLIPAYKKLLEKYWETDEKWKNIRKKARENRASLLGGSVHCGGSIPLSSTIERMKKQLDRTPTHEEVFKETHTLKSDKSKWVDKRSQDTHEKFIKKLAEVQAQHVEAQAQGMELPPIDEDLIWEEVCGGQKKNRVYGKGAFFSSSIKSRTTSANSVSGRASTNQNSTDERISKLLDTHLAPLEKTQKKLEKLERAIGKAKKEKLKQKRWNEAYVSYYKKVRASSSSTTAPLPPPLSPPPPSISSDEDYDDDRDEDDTEDYS; encoded by the exons ATGGTGCCTAATCCAGGCTACATTGGTCTTCCTCCACCAACTTGGCCTACTCCAGGATGTATGGGCCCTCCACCACCCCCTCTTCCAATTTCGATTCCTCCTCCGTCTCGCAATTCCAGCCTATTAGTTGATTCAGAGACACCTGGAAGCTCTAGTACATCTCCTCCATCAGAAACTGCATCGGTTCCTAATGTTGTCACAAAACAAAGATTGGTTCCAGATGGAAAAATAAG TTGGTTACCTTTCCCTCCTGGTTCGCAAAAGATTACAGAGATCATCAAGAAACGGTATGATAAACCATATAAAAAGTTTGGGGATGTCCCTCTTCTGACAAAGAAGTTTTGGTTTAAGGAGTGGAAg AGCCATTTTCTTATTGATGACGATGATGAGGAGTTTTTTTGGAAGGCTTTCAAATATAGGACAAGTAAGCGATTTAGCCAAATGATGTCGGATATCCGTGAGGGTGTGGATACAACCCACGAATGGCTAATTCCTGCTTACAAAAAGTTGTTGGAAAAGTACTGGGAAACGGATGAGaaatggaaaaatataaggaaAAAAGCGAGGGAGAATCGAGCGTCACTCTTAGGTGGTTCTGTCCATTGCGGTGGTTCTATTCCACTGAGCTCAACTATAGAGAGGATG AAGAAGCAGTTAGACCGTACACCAACTCATGAGGAAGTCTTCAAGGAAACCCACACACTTAAAAGTGACAAGTCTAAATGGGTGGACAAACGCTCTCAAGACACTCAT GAGAAGTTTATAAAAAAGTTAGCAGAAGTTCAGGCCCAACATGTCGAGGCTCAAGCACAAGGAATGGAGCTACCACCAATTGATGAAGATTTGATTTGGGAGGAAGTGTGTGGTGGGCAAAAGAAGAATCGAGTTTACGGAAAAGGAGCATTCTTTTCTAGCTCTATTAAGTCTAGAACCACTTCTGCCAACTCTGTATCTGGAAGAGCATCTACAAATCAAAATTCT ACAGATGAGCGTATTAGTAAGTTGTTAGATACACACTTGGCTCCTTTGGAAAAGACTcaaaagaagttagaaaagttAGAACGGGCAATTGGAAAGGCCAAGAAGGAAAAGCTGAAACAGAAGAGATGGAATGAGGCTTATGTTAGCTATTACAAGAAGGTTAGAGCGTCAAGTAGTTCCACTACTGCTCCACTACCACCGCCACTGTCACCACCGCCACCTTCAATCTCTTCGGATGAAGACTATGATGATGATAGGGATGAAGATGACACTGAGGACTATAGTTGA
- the LOC110276881 gene encoding uncharacterized protein LOC110276881, translated as MMNIVMDTNRTKDNEKARLDLAELCKRPDLHLRHVGDNCWSKPKAAYTLTSEQQQDVYKWVQQLRFPDGYASNLARCVSLSQGRFIGMKSHDCHIFMQCLLPTAFRELPTNIWKPLTELSQFFKDLCSTTLKVHDLEVMEQNIPIIFCKLERIFPPGFFNVMEYLPIHLAYEARVCGPVQYRWMYPFERVIGAFKRTVKNRARVEGLICEAFLAKETSSFVSFYFEPHILSRRTRVGRNDDGRDTIKASLSIFNRPSRKVEKAKDHWLDERDKAAAHLHILLNESKVQNQCNEIVDPGLQSLSWGPSNKATSYPIYKVNGYTFHTLARAKGKKTDNTGVYVKGDAGNGESDWFGLLEDILEIEYTGDDSNRVVLFKCQWYDPSRPNGTRIHNDYKITEVNHSKRYRHYDPFIVAQKAKQVYFLPYPGNCKSLWNVVVNTKPRGRIETNHVHVDEDEDENDVAYQVDESNPSRISNTEPPISLKSPFGEDRIVELSIGSSSGANKNEYDDVADFDDDIDF; from the exons ATGATGAATATTGTTATGGACACTAATAGAACTAAAGACAATGAAAAGGCTAGGTTAGATCTGGCTGAACTGTGCAAGCGTCCAGATTTACATTTGCGGCATGTCGGTGATAATTGTTGGTCCAAACCTAAGGCAGCTTATACTTTAACTTCTGAACAGCAACAAGACGTGTATAAGTGGGTGCAACAACTTAGATTTCCAGATGGTTATGCATCTAACCTTGCTAGATGTGTAAGTCTTTCCCAGGGGAGGTTTATTGGTATGAAAAGCCATGATTGTCACATTTTTATGCAGTGCTTGCTTCCAACTGCATTCAGAGAACTACCTACAAATATATGGAAGCCTCTTACCGAGTTAAGCCAGTTTTTCAAAGACTTGTGCTCAACCACCCTCAAAGTTCATGATTTAGAGGTTATGGAGCAGAATATTCCCATTATCTTTTGCAAGTTAGAAAGGATATTTCCCCCGGGATTCTTTAATGTGATGGAGTATTTGCCAATTCATCTAGCATATGAGGCACGTGTGTGTGGACCTGTCCAATATAGGTGGATGTATCCGTTTGAAAGGGTGATAGGAGCATTCAAGCGAACAGTGAAAAATAGAGCAAGGGTTGAAGGTTTGATTTGTGAGGCTTTCTTGGCAAAGGAGACTTCAAGTTTTGTTTCTTTCTACTTTGAACCACATATCTTATCGAGGCGAACCCGTGTGGGAAGAAATGATGACGGGAGAGACACAATTAAAGCTTctttatcaatatttaatagACCTAGTCGCAAGGTTGAAAAAGCTAAAGATCATTGGCTAGACGAACGGGACAAAGCTGCAGCTCATTTGCATATTCTACTCAATGAAAGCAAA GTTCAAAATCAATGCAACGAAATTGTTGATCCCGGTTTGCAATCACTTTCTTGGGGTCCTTCAAACAAAGCAACAAGTTATCCAATTTATAAAGTAAATGGATATACATTTCATACTCTTGCAAGggcaaaaggaaagaaaaccGATAACACCGGTGTGTATGTCAAAGGTGATGCAGGCAATGGGGAAAGTGATTGGTTTGGATTATTAGAAGATATACTCGAGATTGAATACACTGGTGATGACTCTAATCGAGTTGTTTTGTTCAAATGTCAATGGTATGATCCAAGTCGTCCAAATGGAACACGTATTCATAATGACTACAAAATAACTGAAGTCAACCATAGTAAAAGATATCGCCACTATGATCCTTTCATTGTCGCCCAAAAAGCTAAACAAGTTTACTTCTTACCTTATCCTGGAAATTGCAAGTCTCTGTGGAATGTTGTTGTAAACACTAAACCAAGAGGTCGAATTGAAACCAATCATGTACATGTagatgaggatgaggatgagAATGATGTAGCTTATCAAGTGGATGAGAGCAATCCTTCTAGGATTTCAAACACTGAGCCTCCTATTAGTCTTAAGTCTCCATTTGGAGAGGACCGCATTGTTGAATTATCCATCGGCTCTAGTTCCGGAGCTAATAAAAATGAATATGATGATGTTGCAGACTTTGATGATGATATCGATTTTTAA